The following proteins are encoded in a genomic region of Reichenbachiella sp.:
- a CDS encoding penicillin acylase family protein: protein MIKKILASLLAIAIILVAYAYWYADSLKPQYTGETSLAGLSASAEVYFDDYGIPHIYAENEADAYRALGYAHAQDRLWQMEVVRRIAPGRLSEIFGSKLLKVDKLFRALSIQQYSEQMLAEFETNGDEKIKTAAQAYLDGVNEFVANGPTPIEFSIIGVEKTPFSMIDVYNTMGYMSFSFAAAQKTEPIVTKILQDLGEEYLKDLDVDPNTTGALLTSTPLAMEQLTLQIDKIITDLPAAPLIGSNSWVIGPDKTKSGKVIMANDPHIAYSQPAVWYEAHIETPETSFYGYYLAGYPFAIIGHNRQYATGLTMFENDDIDLYWEKDNPANPGQYMFKEEPRGYLIRNETIQVKDSVSVDMVIKSTHHGPVVNEALELDDNWPPVSLFWVYTQKPGEILEVTYGFSHTNSLSEARENTSKIHAPGLNVMYGDVNNNYARWSSAHLVKRADSVNSKLILDGTSGKNEIQGYYDFSYNPKSENAPWGYAYSANNQADTTNGVVVPGYYLPEDRARRIKGLLDQDKKWDVEDTKKMMLDVTSINSPEVASSMLEAIDEKLINSENEEDAIQLLADWTGTFELDEVAPTIYNKLVYKIQEGIFVNKLGVDGFGAYMKTHLMKRSFQPLFANDSSKWWDNPETPEVETRSQIITAAFTDGMLELENQLGEDMSQWQWGKVHTLEHGHVLGAVDLLRKYFNVGPFPVPGNNEVINNYIYAWTADGEYKTKAGPSTRRIIDFADVEGNSWSILPTGNSGNIFSPHYNDQAQMYVNGEYRRQLMNKEEIMKVSDGPLVLKP from the coding sequence ATGATTAAGAAAATTCTCGCCTCTTTATTGGCCATAGCCATAATCCTTGTTGCTTATGCCTACTGGTATGCTGATTCTCTAAAACCTCAGTATACTGGAGAAACATCCCTTGCAGGGCTTTCTGCTTCAGCCGAAGTTTATTTTGATGATTATGGAATACCGCACATCTATGCGGAAAATGAAGCAGATGCTTATCGAGCTTTAGGGTATGCGCATGCGCAGGATCGACTTTGGCAAATGGAAGTGGTGAGAAGGATTGCTCCGGGCCGGCTTTCAGAAATTTTCGGAAGCAAACTACTCAAGGTAGATAAGCTCTTTCGCGCGTTAAGTATTCAGCAGTACTCGGAACAGATGTTGGCTGAATTTGAAACCAACGGCGATGAAAAAATAAAGACCGCTGCCCAAGCTTATTTGGATGGAGTGAATGAGTTTGTGGCCAATGGGCCGACACCTATTGAGTTTTCCATCATTGGAGTGGAAAAGACTCCTTTTTCCATGATCGATGTATACAACACGATGGGATATATGTCATTCAGTTTTGCTGCCGCACAGAAGACCGAACCAATAGTTACTAAAATTCTGCAAGACCTTGGAGAAGAGTATTTGAAAGACTTAGATGTGGACCCTAACACAACTGGAGCCTTACTGACCTCTACTCCGCTAGCGATGGAACAACTGACTTTACAAATAGACAAAATCATAACTGACTTGCCTGCAGCTCCACTCATTGGAAGTAATAGCTGGGTAATTGGCCCTGACAAAACAAAATCCGGCAAAGTAATCATGGCTAACGATCCGCACATTGCTTATTCTCAGCCAGCCGTTTGGTACGAGGCACATATCGAGACACCTGAAACAAGTTTTTACGGTTACTACCTGGCTGGTTACCCATTTGCAATCATTGGTCACAATAGACAATATGCTACAGGCCTTACCATGTTCGAAAATGATGACATCGATCTCTACTGGGAAAAGGACAATCCGGCTAATCCAGGGCAGTACATGTTCAAAGAAGAGCCTAGAGGTTATCTAATCAGAAATGAAACTATTCAAGTAAAAGATTCTGTCTCCGTGGATATGGTGATCAAATCGACCCATCATGGACCTGTCGTGAATGAGGCGCTAGAGCTTGATGATAACTGGCCTCCTGTTTCTTTGTTTTGGGTGTATACCCAGAAACCAGGGGAAATATTGGAGGTGACGTATGGTTTTTCTCATACGAATTCTCTGAGCGAAGCGCGTGAAAACACTTCTAAAATTCATGCACCAGGCCTTAATGTGATGTATGGCGATGTCAATAATAACTATGCGCGTTGGTCTTCTGCTCATCTGGTCAAGAGAGCAGACTCGGTCAACTCCAAGTTGATACTAGATGGAACATCAGGTAAAAATGAAATTCAAGGCTACTATGATTTTAGCTACAACCCCAAATCCGAAAACGCTCCGTGGGGCTATGCCTATAGTGCCAACAATCAAGCAGATACTACCAATGGCGTAGTAGTACCCGGGTATTACTTACCAGAGGACCGTGCTAGAAGGATAAAAGGCCTGCTTGATCAAGATAAAAAGTGGGATGTAGAGGATACAAAAAAGATGATGCTCGATGTGACGTCTATCAACTCGCCAGAGGTGGCGAGCTCTATGTTAGAAGCCATTGATGAGAAGCTAATTAATTCTGAGAATGAGGAGGACGCCATTCAGCTTTTAGCTGATTGGACGGGGACATTTGAATTGGACGAGGTGGCTCCTACTATTTACAATAAGCTAGTCTATAAGATTCAGGAAGGAATTTTTGTAAATAAACTGGGTGTCGATGGTTTTGGCGCCTACATGAAAACACATTTGATGAAGCGAAGCTTCCAGCCGCTATTTGCTAACGATAGTTCTAAGTGGTGGGACAATCCAGAAACGCCAGAAGTGGAGACGCGATCTCAAATCATCACAGCAGCATTTACTGATGGGATGTTGGAGCTAGAAAATCAGTTAGGTGAAGACATGAGTCAATGGCAGTGGGGCAAGGTTCATACTTTGGAGCATGGCCATGTATTGGGAGCTGTGGATCTGCTTAGAAAATACTTTAATGTGGGACCATTTCCTGTACCTGGGAATAATGAGGTAATCAATAACTACATTTATGCGTGGACCGCTGATGGTGAATATAAAACCAAAGCAGGCCCTTCCACCAGACGAATTATTGACTTCGCGGATGTAGAGGGGAATAGCTGGAGCATATTACCAACAGGTAACTCAGGCAATATTTTTTCTCCTCACTACAATGATCAGGCGCAGATGTATGTGAACGGAGAATATCGCCGACAACTGATGAACAAAGAAGAAATCATGAAGGTTTCTGACGGACCTTTGGTACTGAAGCCGTAG